The following proteins are co-located in the Acidicapsa acidisoli genome:
- a CDS encoding multidrug effflux MFS transporter, whose amino-acid sequence MPVQKRNNAWIIPLLGALCVVTPFAIDMYLPAFSKIAAAYETTTSEISLTLSTFFVGFALGQIFYGPLLDRFGRKRPLYLGLTIYILSSIGCALSPDLKTFIGLRFLEALGGCVAQVGAIAMVRDFFPVKESAKMFSLLFLMIGVSPLLAPTMGSALMAGLGWQWIFALLATIAFVILALIFFLLPEGHQPDHSVSLHLGSILLGYWRILRQPQFLTYSLAGAFSFAGLFTFVAGSPILFMDGFHMGTGAFGVVFAVLVMGFIGGNQLNVLMLRKFTSQQIFVGALFLQVLIGVIFFAGMRMHIVGLPATLVLFFIFLSCIGLTYPNAAAIGLAPFSSDAGRASALLGFLQTGTGAVVSMGIGLLGAQAVVTLLSATAVISLLILVVGRLSIGEIVETEETETVLIH is encoded by the coding sequence ATGCCCGTTCAAAAACGTAACAATGCATGGATCATCCCTCTTCTCGGAGCGCTCTGCGTCGTTACACCCTTCGCCATCGATATGTACCTGCCCGCATTCTCAAAGATCGCCGCGGCATATGAAACGACAACCTCCGAAATCTCACTTACGCTGTCGACCTTCTTTGTCGGCTTCGCGCTTGGCCAGATTTTTTATGGACCGTTGCTCGACCGTTTCGGACGAAAGCGTCCGCTCTATCTGGGATTGACGATCTACATCCTCTCCTCGATCGGCTGCGCACTGTCGCCCGACCTGAAGACCTTCATCGGCCTAAGATTTCTCGAAGCCCTCGGCGGCTGCGTAGCCCAGGTAGGAGCCATCGCGATGGTGCGAGACTTCTTCCCGGTCAAAGAGAGCGCGAAGATGTTCTCGCTGCTCTTTCTCATGATCGGCGTCTCGCCGCTGCTCGCCCCCACCATGGGTAGCGCGCTCATGGCAGGCCTTGGATGGCAATGGATCTTCGCGCTCCTCGCGACGATCGCCTTCGTCATCCTCGCGCTGATCTTCTTCCTGCTTCCCGAAGGGCACCAGCCGGATCACTCCGTTTCACTCCATCTCGGCTCGATTCTGCTCGGTTATTGGCGCATCCTTCGACAGCCGCAATTCCTCACGTACAGCCTTGCAGGAGCATTTTCTTTCGCGGGCCTCTTCACGTTCGTCGCCGGTTCTCCTATCCTCTTCATGGACGGCTTCCACATGGGCACTGGCGCCTTTGGCGTCGTCTTCGCTGTGCTGGTCATGGGCTTTATCGGAGGCAACCAGTTAAACGTGCTCATGCTGCGTAAATTTACCAGCCAGCAGATATTTGTGGGAGCACTGTTCCTTCAGGTGCTCATCGGCGTCATCTTCTTCGCTGGCATGCGTATGCACATTGTCGGTCTGCCTGCAACGCTGGTGCTCTTCTTCATCTTCCTTTCGTGCATCGGACTTACCTATCCCAACGCGGCTGCCATCGGCCTCGCGCCCTTCTCAAGCGACGCGGGCCGGGCATCGGCATTACTCGGTTTTCTGCAGACGGGCACCGGCGCGGTGGTCTCCATGGGTATCGGATTGCTCGGCGCGCAGGCCGTTGTAACTCTGCTCTCCGCGACCGCCGTGATATCGCTGCTGATTCTCGTCGTTGGGAGACTAAGCATAGGCGAAATAGTCGAGACCGAAGAAACAGAAACCGTTCTCATCCACTAA
- a CDS encoding FAD-binding protein, translating into MPKQVTNYDGSITASPQQLVYPETVAEIQAILSDPATYPSPVRAMGSYHSLTPCVSTDGTILNMSKMAQVINIDSTGMTLTAQAGATILDASKALRAQNLQMMLNIEIGNMTLGSAACCHSKDGLDGIEFGQLCSYVIAMRWVTPSGQLAEASEQGNPDLLRTMRSSHGLCGVIYEVTFRIKPIETIHLTYLPLSIDTLTQDQVDNIIDNSEGLVCWTVNRTAIFQQRHKVAEAGILSTLLADIRRLLWNFEGAFLGQLIDRFAKDPTLRDALQQGDFDAAKLLYSTLHILGGITILAPDKTINYDNTPDFAKYAFTFWAFPRSAWLNALRAYLDFADQYFKTTGFRCNMPLGSYRVRPDQHSLLSYTYDGEMFSLDPIHAPTDQAAWAAFLQAFNDFAYQNHGIPLLNQSPFVLRQHVEAAFGQRWLQFSAAVRAADPNGRMLNQFFANLLSPPGS; encoded by the coding sequence ATGCCCAAGCAAGTCACCAACTACGATGGCAGCATCACCGCCTCACCGCAGCAACTCGTCTACCCCGAAACAGTGGCAGAGATTCAGGCCATCCTCAGCGACCCCGCGACCTATCCCAGCCCAGTACGCGCCATGGGCAGCTACCACTCCCTCACTCCATGCGTCTCCACAGACGGCACCATCCTCAACATGTCAAAAATGGCGCAAGTCATCAACATCGACAGCACCGGCATGACCCTCACCGCCCAGGCCGGCGCCACTATCCTCGATGCCTCCAAAGCCCTCCGCGCCCAGAACCTGCAAATGATGCTTAACATCGAAATCGGCAACATGACACTCGGTTCCGCAGCCTGCTGCCACAGCAAAGACGGCCTCGACGGTATCGAATTTGGCCAACTCTGTTCCTACGTCATCGCCATGCGCTGGGTCACGCCCTCCGGCCAGCTCGCGGAAGCCTCCGAACAAGGCAATCCGGACCTGCTGCGCACCATGCGCTCAAGCCATGGTCTCTGCGGCGTAATTTATGAAGTTACCTTCCGCATCAAGCCCATCGAGACCATTCATCTGACCTATCTGCCCCTCTCGATAGACACGCTCACTCAGGATCAAGTCGATAACATCATCGATAACTCCGAAGGCCTCGTCTGCTGGACCGTCAACCGCACCGCAATCTTCCAGCAGCGCCACAAGGTGGCCGAAGCCGGAATCCTCTCCACGCTCCTCGCCGACATTCGCCGCCTTCTCTGGAATTTTGAAGGCGCCTTCCTCGGCCAGCTCATCGACCGCTTCGCCAAGGACCCCACACTCCGCGACGCGCTTCAGCAAGGCGATTTCGACGCAGCCAAGCTGCTCTACTCCACCCTGCACATCCTCGGCGGCATCACTATCCTCGCCCCCGACAAGACCATCAACTACGACAACACTCCGGACTTCGCCAAGTACGCCTTCACCTTCTGGGCATTCCCGCGCTCCGCATGGCTAAACGCCCTGCGCGCCTATCTTGACTTCGCCGACCAGTACTTCAAGACCACCGGCTTCCGCTGTAACATGCCCCTCGGCTCGTACCGTGTCCGTCCCGATCAGCACTCACTCCTGTCCTACACCTATGACGGAGAAATGTTCTCGCTCGATCCCATCCACGCTCCCACCGACCAGGCCGCATGGGCCGCTTTCCTTCAGGCCTTCAACGATTTCGCCTATCAGAACCACGGCATCCCGCTGCTCAACCAAAGCCCGTTTGTACTGCGCCAGCACGTCGAAGCAGCCTTCGGACAGCGCTGGCTTCAGTTCTCCGCCGCCGTGCGCGCAGCAGATCCCAACGGCCGCATGTTGAATCAGTTCTTCGCGAACCTGTTATCCCCGCCCGGCAGCTAA
- a CDS encoding DUF3300 domain-containing protein — MHQLVAPIALYPDSLIAQVLGAGTYPTQVVDADRFVQAHPGVSPAQMSQMVDGQNWDPSVKALTAFPSVLANMDRNIDWTTQLGNAYYNQPSDVMSAVQADRQQAYKSGKLRTTPQLAVTYAPSDIVIAPANPAVVYVPYYDPWAMWGWHPYYAWYAPPPPVGVAIGVGLGVGIAFGVGIGIGAFAHFGWGWGHWGMGWGPHPFVAFNHATYISRSVTVINHGNYGHFDRDPGARAFNARYAHAAGFNHGFAAGQRAGFNAGARAGARAGFHAGARAGYNHGFQHGAAAAHNSHGGNHRR, encoded by the coding sequence TTGCATCAGCTCGTTGCTCCCATCGCGTTGTACCCTGATTCCCTCATTGCGCAGGTTCTCGGGGCTGGGACGTATCCAACGCAGGTGGTCGATGCTGACCGGTTTGTCCAGGCACATCCGGGCGTTTCTCCCGCTCAGATGTCGCAGATGGTCGACGGCCAGAACTGGGACCCCAGCGTGAAGGCGCTTACGGCTTTCCCCTCGGTGCTGGCCAACATGGACCGCAATATTGACTGGACCACTCAACTTGGGAATGCGTATTACAACCAGCCGTCTGATGTGATGAGCGCTGTGCAGGCGGATCGGCAGCAAGCATACAAATCCGGAAAGCTGCGTACTACGCCCCAGTTGGCAGTTACATACGCTCCCAGTGACATCGTGATCGCGCCGGCTAATCCGGCAGTCGTCTATGTGCCGTATTACGACCCGTGGGCGATGTGGGGATGGCACCCGTACTATGCGTGGTATGCGCCTCCTCCGCCTGTTGGAGTTGCAATCGGCGTGGGTCTTGGCGTCGGCATCGCCTTCGGCGTTGGCATCGGTATTGGCGCCTTTGCGCACTTTGGCTGGGGCTGGGGACACTGGGGAATGGGCTGGGGACCACACCCCTTTGTCGCATTCAACCACGCGACCTATATCTCTCGCTCGGTTACTGTGATCAATCATGGCAACTACGGCCACTTCGATCGCGATCCCGGCGCTCGCGCCTTCAATGCCCGCTATGCCCACGCGGCTGGTTTCAACCACGGCTTTGCTGCCGGCCAGCGCGCGGGATTCAATGCCGGTGCTCGTGCCGGCGCCCGAGCTGGATTTCATGCGGGAGCGAGAGCCGGCTACAATCACGGGTTTCAACACGGGGCGGCTGCGGCTCACAATTCCCATGGCGGTAACCACCGACGCTGA
- a CDS encoding YncE family protein, producing MLVRMLSGLVVMGLFGVAAAVCGAQTGGKLLVVVKGTQSLGIVDPVAGKVIATVSEGKLAGKDTGHEVAASLDGKRAYVPIYGDSGVGKPGSDGREMVVIDLASQKVVNRIDFSANYAGKAVRPHLPVQGPPVAGHPDGLLYVTSELARAISVIDPRTMKVVGTISTGQEQSHMLAVSHDGKWGYTANVGPGTVSVLDLTRKSDGSWKNPVKVIPVAGSVQRIAISMDDKMVFTSDQTKPELDVIDTATRTVTKRIPMESFGYGAAVTPNGRWLLVPMMAVNKIAVIDLKTMAVARNIDLASGTHPQEALVTPDGKRAYVSCDHSGQVAEIDTGTWAVRRMIDTGKVSDGLAWAR from the coding sequence ATGCTGGTTCGTATGTTGTCTGGGCTGGTTGTGATGGGTTTATTTGGTGTGGCGGCTGCCGTTTGTGGCGCGCAGACGGGTGGCAAGCTGCTGGTGGTTGTCAAGGGAACGCAGAGCCTGGGGATTGTCGATCCTGTTGCGGGCAAGGTCATTGCTACGGTTTCCGAGGGGAAGCTTGCGGGCAAGGATACGGGGCATGAAGTTGCGGCTTCGCTCGATGGGAAGCGGGCTTATGTGCCGATCTATGGCGACTCGGGGGTGGGCAAGCCGGGGTCGGATGGGCGCGAAATGGTGGTGATCGACCTTGCTTCGCAGAAGGTAGTGAACCGCATCGATTTCAGCGCCAACTATGCGGGGAAGGCTGTACGGCCGCATTTGCCGGTGCAGGGGCCTCCGGTAGCGGGGCATCCGGATGGGCTGCTGTATGTGACTTCGGAGTTGGCCAGGGCTATTTCGGTGATCGATCCCAGGACGATGAAGGTGGTCGGGACGATTTCTACGGGGCAGGAACAGTCGCATATGCTTGCCGTTTCGCATGACGGGAAGTGGGGGTATACGGCGAATGTGGGGCCAGGGACGGTTTCGGTGCTGGACTTGACGCGGAAGAGTGATGGGAGCTGGAAGAATCCTGTGAAGGTGATTCCGGTGGCGGGGTCGGTGCAGCGGATTGCGATTTCGATGGACGACAAGATGGTCTTTACTTCGGACCAGACGAAGCCGGAGCTGGATGTGATCGATACGGCGACGAGGACGGTGACGAAGCGGATTCCGATGGAGAGTTTTGGGTATGGGGCTGCCGTGACTCCGAATGGGCGGTGGCTGCTGGTGCCGATGATGGCTGTGAACAAGATCGCGGTGATCGATCTGAAGACGATGGCGGTGGCGCGGAATATTGACCTTGCATCGGGGACGCATCCGCAGGAGGCGCTGGTGACGCCGGATGGCAAGAGGGCGTATGTTTCGTGCGATCACTCGGGACAGGTGGCGGAGATCGATACTGGGACTTGGGCTGTGCGGCGCATGATCGATACGGGGAAGGTTTCGGACGGGTTGGCGTGGGCTAGATAA